One Tachysurus vachellii isolate PV-2020 chromosome 14, HZAU_Pvac_v1, whole genome shotgun sequence genomic window, tgcaaatttcaaatatttattgtgAGGTATAGATATTAGAGACAGCTTTTTAATCATTGTGTGTATTAATTTGTTACTAATACCAATTATTAATTACTAAAAATTGTATCAGACATCAGTTACATCATCCAAAGGGAGACTGGGAAATAGCACTAGATAAATTACCCAAAACTAAAAATTGATCAAATACCTCgtcttatattttattaaaaagtaataaaatataagcAACGGCCCTGCACTCTTATCACCCCGGCccaggttcgattcccaggtaGATaactaacccagccactgaggggGTTAACTCTCAGTACTAGTCCTAAGCCTagccaaaagaacaacaataataaaattataatcaatAAATGCAGATTTTATTGACCTTTCATTAGGATTTACATAAATTAAGACAAGAAGgcaaatgtaaactttaaattgtttattcatGCATTGGAAAATTTAATTACCAACACAAATGTTCAGTATGAAGTTAAATTTTAACTAGGCAAAGTACAACTTAATTCTGAAACTtctattttgaaaatattactTTTCTTGTTTAGCTTTCTCATTTGAAACATGCCCATATACTAAACCTGACATTTCCAGTCCTCTAGCAGCAGCATACGACAGTTATTCTGTAGAAGCAGTGAAGACTAGACTACATATGATTTAAGACTCAGACTCAaacatcttctttctgccatcCATGCCAGCCTTGTCTTCAATGTTCTTACGCCAGTCACCGACATCACGTAGTTCCTTATCCTGTGATTCAAACAAACATTAGTATatttaagtgttaaataaatttctGTTATACATTAGTAATACTTTTATATCCCTATATTGTTAAATGatacagaaacaaagagagagaaccatgttttaatgaactaatgttttagtttttaatgttaagttagtataaaaaaataaacaaacaaaaatattgagCCCCCACCTCCTCCTTGACCTCTTTCTTCACTTGTTTCAGGTTTGCTCTCAGGTCCAGAGACACCTTGTGTTTGGAGCCGAGCAGAGCCTGAAGCATCTGATCAGCAGACATGCGCACCTTTCTAAGGGCGGGTTTCTTGAACTTGCCCTTCAGGTCCTGAACTTTAATCTTCATGTCCTCAATCTTGAGTGATGCACAAGAATAGTCACACAAACAACCGTAAttataaatgttgtttattgAGGGTCTCTTGTCTCATGTGAAGTCTAAACTGTACCTCCTTAGAACTTTTGTTCACTTTACTCTCCAGATCATATCTCTCTTCATCAATCACATCAATCTTATGGTGAAGTTCTTTGCACAGGTCCTGTAAATAACCCACAGGCATTACAGCATGCCATTAGTTTTGAGATATATAGGTATACGTATAtagatctttttattttttaaatatctggcATAAATTAATTACACATATCTTAGGAGAAAAAAGGCCTAAATCCTTGCAGGATGTACTTACCTGAAGCGCTTGTAAGCCACTTGGCATAGATAAAGGAGGGCACGTCTCTGCCATGTgccttttcctctcttcttctctttcctttgcTTCAACCTCAAGCAAACCTTTAGCGATTGAGAGCATTAAGCTCTGAAGCACAGAGTTATAATCAGTTTCATTGCATTCCTTCCTCACAACAAAATTGTAGATTGTCCAAATAAATGCTTGAATACACAGGAAAGACAATCATTTATAATATACCTTCAGATTATGCTTGCGACTCGAAGACATCTTTTTCCTTAAGAATATGGATAAGAATAGTGAACTTGTTTAGAGTCACGATACATATCTTAAACTCCAGTATAGTATTTCCACTAGTTTATTTCACAAATACATGGCTTACAATATACAGAAAATCTAAATTCTCATACGTTTACTTTCTACTTTATATGTAGCTGTTTATATGAATTGTTGTATATCTACACTGTATACCTAGATgacaatgataaataataaaaggattCCATGGTACTTACTCTGACATTttggctggatttttttttttacaccctgTAGTACAAATGGAAGGTTAATTTTTATTACAATACTAACCATATTCAATAAAACAAGCATagcataattaaaataaaatgtaaatattggaaaattaaaaaaagtctttagaAATCAGCTGACCCTTGAAAAAGGAGATATTGTAATATGTACTATTACTTGTacttgaaaaataaatagtaatgtcatttaaaaaccaTTGAGGGTCCTTCAACAGGAACAAGCAATTACACAGtttagtatatttttaattaaagtgaagAGCTATTAATGAATCTGGGAGAAAATTCCAAAATACACTACAAGATTTGATGGAATTGTtctaacagaaaacaaaaaataaagacctTTTTTTTGTGATCAAATATGCTTAAAAGTAAAGTCATTTTAAGGATGAGAGAGTAAACACTATACCGATTACACTAACACTGAACTGCAAAACTCTGCTCAGCTTTTTCACAATTCATTTGCAGATACTTCAGACTTTAGCAGTCACTTGTTATATTCATCTGCTATGATTTTAATTCTAGCATGTACAATCATACTTACTATATACACAAACTATTCATTGCTGTTTATGAAGGTACCACTGCTTTATACGGAACCTTCTAAATACGATAAATACAATACTGCCATAtcttatttattgttaaattctgtgcaggaaaaacacacaaattagaATGGCATTGTACTCTGTATTCATGCCAGTAAACATCTCAGTGATATTCCAGAATGCttccataaaaaaaatagtaataataataatggcatCAACatcttttcaaatattttaagaatatcacatttaatttttttttcttttttaataataatccgAACACAATTCTTTGGAATCCTTATTTTGGCATGTAGTGTGGAAATCAGTTTAAGATGCTATATTTGGGTGAGTGTGAGGTTCTTCACATCACTGGCATGAAAGGCTTGCTTTTTTGGATGATTGTCAAAAACCTAATACCACTTCAGAGTCCACCTGGCCTTCTAGAAATGTCCTGAGATGGCTAAGATGACCAAGACATTAGTGCCTGTGGTTTATAAAGCAGCTTAGGATTTATACGATAAGGCTGTGTAAGCTTTTCCAACATAGCACAAACTGGTGACaaaaaagcatttacatttcatGCAGCTTATCAAGAGTGTTTACTAAATTTAAGGACAAGAAAGTCATTCTGATGTTGAAAACAACTCAACAACTCTAGTAACTAAAGCATAAACAGCAAATGAAAAAGTGTGGCATTTTCTTCGGTCATTATTTCAAATGATACACATCATCGCCTCGCCTACAAAGCCAGCCACCACAGATGTCGATAATGTGAGTTATGATCATCTCCCATGATCATCTTTTTCACTCATACAAAGCTCTTTGAATACACATCTGCTTCAAGCTATCCAGTATCCATCACATTGCATGCACATCACAAATGCCATCTGAAGCCTCATATTTACATGTGTAGCATTTGGCGatgcaacaaaataaacacagccaTATCAGTTTCTAGAGATCAGAATCTTGAGGaatgttgtttctatagcacAGCTCAACACACAATTTATCATCCAGCAGATATGTAAATTGATATATAAGCTACTTAACTTGTGAACTAGCTAACTTACCAAGTTCTGCCTAACTTACATGAGTTATGAGAGTTACAGAAACGCTTCTATCCAAATGCATACACAATCATGTAAAATTGGCATCTATagctttataaatgtaaatttaaattatttttacattattagtaAATTAtcataaattaatatattaaactgAAGAACGGCACTGTAAACTGTGTTTTACTGCAAAACCAGTAAATACCCTCCAGATCAGCAAAACCATGTCAGACAACACCGTCCGAACAGCTACGGTGCTAATCCAAAATCGCGAATGCAGCACAAACACTGAAAGAACAGCTGCAGCACACCACAGAGCAAGTGACAGAAAGTGCGAACGCAAGCGCTCACCTATGAGAGGAAGAAGGTGAAGAGGAGCTCACAGCTGACAGAGTTGGGGGACAACTTTGACTGCTGCAGGAAGCTGGCATTATCTGAAGGTTTATATTGCATTCCCTGATGGTGAAGGAAGTCCCATCTTCCTCTTTATGGAAGTAGTTTCACTCAGAAGCCAATGGGCTAGCAAGCACCTGAAACATTAGATGGAAACCTCCAACTCCTCCCTGCACTtccattaatataaataacCCTTCTTTCAAGATAGTGAtccttatttttaattatttatacaaaCTACACCCCCATTATCAGAGGCCAGGGGTGGGGGGGCCAACAGGATCTGCCAACTAGAGCTGGTAGAGGTTTCTTAATGAAAGACTTTCAGATGGCCATAAAGGAAGACGTGAGCTGCATTTGGGACGATGCAGGATTAAACATGGACATAAAGGGCAGAAGTGACTCCTTCATGAAACAATGTGACTGTAGCAATAAGTGATACGAGGACATGTGATGGAATGGTATATAAAAACCCAGCGGCATGtggaaaaggaaacaaacacaaatttaCCAAACATGTCAAAATTTAGTGCTCCTTTGATTTCCATGAGCTCTTTGTTCTTAGTTAGATGTCTCAATGTCCCATCTGTGTTAAGTGGCTGTGGAAAAGAGATTTGCTAGTTGTCGTTATCTCACTAATTGGAAGAACAGAGTCAGAGAGGCATACTCAGCAAGAGTTCTGCAGAAAATTAAAGGAATGGAGCCAGAGAATTAATatcaaggcacacacacactctcacacactcacactcgcacactcgcacacacaaccacagccAGGATGAACATAAGGGcacattcacatatacacacatgaacatgtgtgagtgtgagaggatATCTCTGGGTGGATTGTCGGGGTTCAAACTGTTGAAGGACAATTCTGAACAGATTGTGTTTAAAGTGAGCTATGTAGCTCAGTCAAGAATATAATGATGAACTGCTCATGTCTTGATGTAAAAGAGCTTTGATTACCACTGTAATTTGaacaatgatttaaaataatttcagcCGCAGTAACTATACAATGTACAGTAACATCCAGTGACAATCACATGATCAGAGGTGACATAAAAAGAGGCAGTGTATAGAGCGCAACTGCTAAGTAATTGGTGACAAAGGGATAGCACTGTTAACAGTGTTTGAgctatgatttaaaaatggagaACAAATTGTGAAATTTGACCGAGTCACTGCGGAAGTGAATTCCAAGGTTTAAGTGTCAAAAACACAACACCAGCCATACATAAAGGAACAGGTATACTGGAGCTACATGATATTCCTAAAAACCACATACattcttaaaaataatactAGCAGCAGAAAGGTTCATTTAGATTGATGTCACAGAAGAACCGGTTTTTGTTTCGCAAAGAAATTTTAAGTCTATTCTTTGTtgaatttttaaatttcattttacacAACAAAGTTTCTTCCATGTACCTATATGTACAGCATATGGAAATGGGTGTAATAGTTCAGCTAGGAAACCTGTTAGTAGGCAAAGAAAGTGGTAGGGAAACTGGGGACAAGGGAAATTAAAGAGAGAGGGTGAAATATGAACAGAACCTTTAATGCATGTGGGAATTTTGGATGTACTGCAATACGGAAGACCAGGAAAAGAAACACTGCTGAAGCTTAGGAAGGCCTGGGCATAGGTTTAAGTCCTGTGACACTGCAGAGGTGagaaaatgcatttttactGATGTAACGAGTCAAAGAAGATCTAACCTTGTAACAAGTCATTGTCAATATAGAGGTCGAAAAGTTTCATCAGTGAAGCTTTGGAAACCATCTGTTTTATGTGTTAAGTTTAAAGTAATTAATATGAATACAGTGCTTAATATCATGTGTCGATGCTTATAAATAAGCAAGTGGCAGAACTAAATTACAACTAGCGTTACATTTCATCTGTATAACAGTGAAAGCTAAGTCTGGGTGACTGCagataatgtaaatgaaatccTATTGGAAAAAAAGTTATGGCacgtaagtaagtaaataaaaaacggACAAAGAGAAATAATTAGCGGTCTATGCAACATGTTGCAACATGTCATGTTTAATTAGCAACATGTCATGTTTTTCTTGCTGTTAATTTGTAATTCTTAAATATTCAGACAGATATTCAAAATATACGTCAAACAGGAATCGAAGAAAAACAATTTCAGATATTTCATTTTGCTGTGACCTTTACCCTGTTTGGATCAGCTTCAAAATCTAATCTGCTGGTTAAAGTGATAATTCCAAACTAATCCTACAAAAAGTCAACCGCTCGTTCTTGTCATATCATAACAAGATTCTCAGATGGATCAGCAGACACCCAGGACACATAATGCCTCCAACACGTCGTGGCAGAGCCATAAAATAAGGGTCAATTAACAATTACTTACTTTAAGTTTACAGCATTAGGTATCCACCCTCATCCAGGTtgacttattttatacaactaagcaactgggggttaagggccttgcttaggggcccagcagtggcagcttggtgggattcaaactcacaaccttctggttgTTAGTCCTACAACTTACAACCTAACAGATGATTCAATGCGTTTCTAGAACTTTCAGCTaatttaatgttgcaaaaaaaaaaaaaaaaaaaaaaaggttttcattgGTGTGTAGTAATAATTCAATTTCAGTAAATGCTTTATCTGTTATAGGGTGCTGGTGGATATGGAGTCTTTCCCAGGAACACTAGGCTTTATACACCTATGGGCAAATGGAACGTAGCGAAGCCACTCTACCAGCATGTTTTCCGGTGGTGGAAGGAAACTGGAAATTCCAGAGGAAACCCAGTCACATAAACACCACTGTATCAAATAATCCAAAATTATCTGCCAAGAGGATGACAAGATCATTAGCAAATAAATGTGTTGGATCAGCTTATGGTTGTTAGTAATGAAAACTATTAAACACAGTTGccattctaaaatgtttttttttttttttttgctttttacttttactttttagaAGTTAATTTAGTTGAATGTATTGATTGAGCTTGTTCTGATAATACACTTCAAATTATTGCCTCAGGTCAAAAATGAACcgaatgttttctttaatatcTACATATACAAATGCATAAGACTTTAAAAACATGATACAGAAAATACATTGCAAACATTGTTCCGTTTTCTAGTTTAAACAGAGAACATTATAATTTAGGTTGATGAAGTTCACCTGAGATCAATTAAactgttagaaataaacagcaaaAGAAAAGCACTGTAGTTAGGCCATAGAAGATTGGACTGTGGATAATGTTTTAGGAAAGGAGCATAGCAGTGGAGAGAATTTACGATCAGTCAGACAGAGTTGCACTAGTCATCGCCACAAGGGTTGAAAACACTGGCACCGCTCACAGAATGATCACTGCAACAAAACCTTCACATTACTGAACTGAGCTGTGTCCTGCTATACACCACAATGCAGGACTGGCAGCAGGACAAGGATTAGCCATTATACAGAATATTCCAGAGTATAAAAACATTGTCAGTGCCTGACAACTGCATACATAGTGCGAGTCTCACAATACAATCACGCAGGACGAGTTCAAAGGCACCAAAAACTCAGAAATGCACCACCTCAGCACACTGCtcactaaaatattaaaactgaaTAATTACTGTACACAAGCATAAGCAATACTACACAAGAGGTTGATTAGAACTTCCTACATGGTGAATTGAAACACAACAGAGTAATCTAGCATCAATTAATAATCAGTACACAGGAAGCATGTGCATCATATTCATCTAAAAATAGTAAAGTCTATCTGTGCTGAGCAATGAATAACCAAAAGAAGTGGCATGTCAGTTAAACATTTCAgctgtgcagttttttttttacaatgtctAGTTAGTgcaataaaaaatgtctttgcAGTACTTCACTGCTTCACAAGTCAGTCAAAATCCATACTACTAATGGTGACAACCCCACAAACCCCACACTATTTGGTACCAGACACAAGATATCTCGCTTTCCAAGCACAAAGCTCTATGTGAGTACAACAGTTTGCATCTTGAATTCTCTTGGGATGAAAAAAGGTATATTTGAAATTGATAAGAGCCAAAAGCAAAAACCTCTTAATCTGTTCTGCTTagtggtataataataataataaaaaaaaaataataaaaaaaggtccAACCCTGGCATGGGTAGTAAGGGACAggaatattacaaataaaccgATCCAAAATCTGCAAATATTTTGGAAAGGTGAACGGCTTATTagagaacattttaatttagaaCTAATACTTAGACTTGGGATCAATGttaatatcttttttgttactAGTgatactgtagaaaaaaaactgttaaaactacctttgtaaatgtttattcattcattcattttctaccgcttatctgaactacctcgggtcacggggagcctgtgccaatctcaggcatcatcgggcatcaaggcaggatacaccctggacggagtgccaacccatcacagggcacacacacactctcattcactcacgcactcacacactacggacaattttccagagataccaatcaacctaccatgcatgtctttggaccgggggaggaaaccggagtaccaggaggaaacccccgaggcacggggagaacatgcaaactccacacaaacaaggcggaggcgggaatcgaacccccaaccctggaggtgtgaggcgaacgtgctaaccactaagccaccgtgccccccctttgtaaatgtaaatgtctttttttactttgtgcCAAGgttatgcaaacttttgcactcaaacTTGAAAAGATGGTGATAATCACATGACTGGGAACATGTTGTGACCAGATTCCTCATGGAGGAAAATTAATTATGTCCACCGCCTCTGAAAAATGCATGGTTTACCAAAATGGTCCAGATTCAATGTTGGCTCATTTTTACAACAGCATCAGTTAAAGACTTGATGCCAGATCAGTGTCTCCCAAACCTCCCAGACTGTTCACTTTGTTGCTCTCTCCCAACGCAGCTGTGCTGCATGGcttggtttgtgtttgttgctaGCTAAGAGAAAGCCTGAAGTTGGAGAGTCTGGAGGGTCTTGAGGATTGAGTTGGGAAACATGGCACAAGACTGATGCTTATCCACTGTTCAAAGGTAGTCCATTTTGGAGAATCACTACACTCCCCATCCAGTAGACATGATTTGACATCACTAGGTCTCCTGAGATTTCCCGTCACGGTGCcctgaaagaaaaatattacaacACTATGGCTGCAACCCTCATATACACAAGACTTCAGCACCAGAGTCTTTTTTAACACTCGAGCAGACATTTTCACTCCGGCTCTCCTGTTTAGCAGCTATACAGTACTTGATCTTAAGTTTTCTCATCTCAGATATAGTCTggaagaagttttttttttttttttttgaatgaatgaatgaacgaatctTATTTGAATAGCCAGTGTCTAATCACTAGGATCAGTAATTATACCCAAGCTGCCAATCCTAAAAGTGTCCCCGATAAATCAGTATGAGGCTGAAAAGAAACGCATGATGGTATGTTTAGGTCCAAGCTAGCTTGCGTGAGATGGCCTGTTTGAAGCACTCAGGGTCAGTGTTTCCACCAGGTCTAAGTGTCCTCTCCAGACTCACTAAAGCATTCTGGTGGCACTCGCGGATGTTAACCGGGTGCTTGGCCCTGAGCAGCTCATACGCAGCGATCAGCCTCATGTTGTGCTTGATCATGAGGTACTGGATGATGCATGTAGGAGCAAGCGAGAAGCCATCACGGCAGTGAACCAGCACTCGCTTCCTCTTTCCTGCCGAAGCATCGATGCACTCATTGATGGCATCAAAGCAACGCTGGTGCAGCTCTGCACCATCATCACCCAGCTCTCTCGGTTCCTCCATGTGCACTTTCAGGCGTGACCAGCTGTGCTTTGTGCCTCTCGAGCATGTGCAAGGGATCAGGTTGAGGCATGTCTCGCCTGGCAGGCTGCTCATGTCGATTATGCTGTCAATGTTGTTCCGGCACAGCATGCGCCCGCTATACGCTGCGTTAACGTTCCCAATGTAGATGTAGTCTGTTACTTTGGAGATTACTGGTTCAGAGTAGTGGAAGTGTTCCGGGCCACTAGGTTTGGGTTCAGGGGTCTCCGGGCTAGTCTTAACACCCCCTGGACCGGCTCTACGCCGCAGTTTCTTGGAGCCAGAGCGCGATGGAGGGTTTGAATCAGACTCTGAGCTGCTGTTCCATGGTGGTGAGAAGAGCGAGAAGCGGCTAGAGGACTTGCTTTTGCCGAGAAGCTCAACAGGACTTGAGAGGCCTGAGCTAGAGGCAGTGGTGGAGCCAGAGGCACAGAAAAGGGAGGCTCGCTCTAGAGAACCCGTGCTGCTGGCTGCACCAGCACTGTGGGCCTGCTCCATCTGCACAGAACATCAACCAAAACATAACCGATTGACTTTTGACAAAAATCACATGTAAAGCCAATGATCTATAGTTTATATGATGCAGGCAAAGAAACAGAATAGATATTTTCA contains:
- the LOC132856802 gene encoding uncharacterized protein LOC132856802 isoform X3: MRRQKMETVKKWNNDFIALNQLDTKIHSKQHGSCPDLMMSRNEQRELRPASVALTPQLPPRTHRPLCLSVSSDSNGRFKALETQEWKNNLKAQMEQAHSAGAASSTGSLERASLFCASGSTTASSSGLSSPVELLGKSKSSSRFSLFSPPWNSSSESDSNPPSRSGSKKLRRRAGPGGVKTSPETPEPKPSGPEHFHYSEPVISKVTDYIYIGNVNAAYSGRMLCRNNIDSIIDMSSLPGETCLNLIPCTCSRGTKHSWSRLKVHMEEPRELGDDGAELHQRCFDAINECIDASAGKRKRVLVHCRDGFSLAPTCIIQYLMIKHNMRLIAAYELLRAKHPVNIRECHQNALVSLERTLRPGGNTDPECFKQAISRKLAWT
- the LOC132857554 gene encoding troponin I, fast skeletal muscle-like yields the protein MSEKKMSSSRKHNLKSLMLSIAKGLLEVEAKEREEERKRHMAETCPPLSMPSGLQALQDLCKELHHKIDVIDEERYDLESKVNKSSKEIEDMKIKVQDLKGKFKKPALRKVRMSADQMLQALLGSKHKVSLDLRANLKQVKKEVKEEDKELRDVGDWRKNIEDKAGMDGRKKMFESES
- the LOC132856802 gene encoding dual specificity protein phosphatase MPK-4 isoform X4; this encodes METVKKWNNDFIALNQLDTKIHSKQHGSCPDLMMSRNEQRELRPASVALTPQLPPRTHRPLCLSVSSDSNGRFKALETQEWKNNLKAQMEQAHSAGAASSTGSLERASLFCASGSTTASSSGLSSPVELLGKSKSSSRFSLFSPPWNSSSESDSNPPSRSGSKKLRRRAGPGGVKTSPETPEPKPSGPEHFHYSEPVISKVTDYIYIGNVNAAYSGRMLCRNNIDSIIDMSSLPGETCLNLIPCTCSRGTKHSWSRLKVHMEEPRELGDDGAELHQRCFDAINECIDASAGKRKRVLVHCRDGFSLAPTCIIQYLMIKHNMRLIAAYELLRAKHPVNIRECHQNALVSLERTLRPGGNTDPECFKQAISRKLAWT
- the LOC132856802 gene encoding uncharacterized protein LOC132856802 isoform X2, whose translation is METVKKWNNDFIALNQLDTKIHSKQHGMIADLESIQKVLGNHLQLQPISRSACAVGSCPDLMMSRNEQRELRPASVALTPQLPPRTHRPLCLSVSSDSNGRFKALETQEWKNNLKAQMEQAHSAGAASSTGSLERASLFCASGSTTASSSGLSSPVELLGKSKSSSRFSLFSPPWNSSSESDSNPPSRSGSKKLRRRAGPGGVKTSPETPEPKPSGPEHFHYSEPVISKVTDYIYIGNVNAAYSGRMLCRNNIDSIIDMSSLPGETCLNLIPCTCSRGTKHSWSRLKVHMEEPRELGDDGAELHQRCFDAINECIDASAGKRKRVLVHCRDGFSLAPTCIIQYLMIKHNMRLIAAYELLRAKHPVNIRECHQNALVSLERTLRPGGNTDPECFKQAISRKLAWT
- the LOC132856802 gene encoding uncharacterized protein LOC132856802 isoform X1 produces the protein MRRQKMETVKKWNNDFIALNQLDTKIHSKQHGMIADLESIQKVLGNHLQLQPISRSACAVGSCPDLMMSRNEQRELRPASVALTPQLPPRTHRPLCLSVSSDSNGRFKALETQEWKNNLKAQMEQAHSAGAASSTGSLERASLFCASGSTTASSSGLSSPVELLGKSKSSSRFSLFSPPWNSSSESDSNPPSRSGSKKLRRRAGPGGVKTSPETPEPKPSGPEHFHYSEPVISKVTDYIYIGNVNAAYSGRMLCRNNIDSIIDMSSLPGETCLNLIPCTCSRGTKHSWSRLKVHMEEPRELGDDGAELHQRCFDAINECIDASAGKRKRVLVHCRDGFSLAPTCIIQYLMIKHNMRLIAAYELLRAKHPVNIRECHQNALVSLERTLRPGGNTDPECFKQAISRKLAWT